One stretch of Paenibacillus sp. FSL R5-0341 DNA includes these proteins:
- the cdaA gene encoding diadenylate cyclase CdaA: MNYFADLTWTESIKDVIDILIVTYIMYKLILLVRGTRAVQLLKGILFLVLIWALSTWLNLYTLKWLMNQMFTFGVVAVFIIFQPELRRGLEQLGRGKLFGRSAAASDEELTVLIGEIIKSVNYLSRRKIGALVVFERETGLNDYTESGIKMHSLVSSELMINIFIPNTPLHDGAVIIQGKQISAAACYLPLSENPFISKELGTRHRAAIGITEVADAICLVVSEETGQVSLAMNGQVVRDIKEESLIAKLYEELRPTSNLKKNGWTTFWKRKGGRNNG; this comes from the coding sequence ATGAATTATTTTGCTGACTTAACGTGGACAGAGTCCATTAAGGACGTTATCGATATATTGATCGTTACCTATATTATGTACAAACTGATTTTGCTTGTGCGAGGTACGCGTGCGGTTCAGCTCCTAAAGGGCATTCTGTTCCTTGTGCTGATCTGGGCATTAAGTACGTGGCTAAACCTGTATACGCTCAAGTGGTTGATGAACCAGATGTTCACGTTTGGTGTCGTTGCGGTGTTCATTATCTTTCAGCCGGAACTGCGCCGTGGTCTGGAGCAATTGGGACGCGGTAAGCTGTTTGGACGTTCAGCGGCAGCGAGTGATGAAGAATTAACGGTGTTAATTGGTGAGATTATTAAGTCTGTTAATTATTTGTCACGGCGTAAAATTGGCGCATTGGTCGTATTTGAACGTGAAACGGGTCTGAACGATTACACGGAATCGGGCATTAAGATGCACTCTCTGGTCAGTTCGGAGCTGATGATTAACATTTTCATTCCAAATACACCGCTCCATGATGGAGCCGTCATTATACAGGGAAAACAGATTTCGGCGGCAGCCTGTTATTTGCCATTATCAGAAAATCCGTTTATCAGTAAGGAATTAGGAACACGCCACCGTGCAGCAATCGGGATTACCGAAGTTGCAGATGCGATTTGTTTGGTTGTCTCCGAGGAGACAGGACAAGTATCACTGGCAATGAATGGACAGGTCGTTCGTGATATTAAGGAAGAATCACTGATTGCCAAACTGTATGAGGAGTTGCGCCCTACATCCAATCTGAAAAAGAATGGCTGGACAACCTTCTGGAAACGGAAGGGAGGACGTAACAATGGATAA
- a CDS encoding zf-HC2 domain-containing protein, whose amino-acid sequence MDCNSAVSLMHECLDESLSPAQKVELKSHLVICPDCRMRFKELEQTEMLLFAMKHYSPSASDELTNRIMNALPQPKRQQAWLKWVKGHPALTAAAFFLVVMLFSALNFWNQNNEMVVKGNNLDQIVIQGNTVIVPEGKSIAGDLTIENGTAQVYGDVNGNLTVIDGQLFQASTAHISGQVKSIDQALDWFWYKITNMVNEVAYR is encoded by the coding sequence ATGGATTGCAACTCGGCCGTCTCTTTAATGCATGAATGTTTGGATGAGTCGTTGTCCCCGGCCCAGAAGGTGGAACTGAAAAGTCACCTTGTGATCTGTCCGGATTGTCGCATGCGCTTTAAAGAGTTGGAACAGACGGAAATGCTACTCTTTGCCATGAAACACTATTCACCGTCTGCCTCTGATGAGCTGACCAATCGAATTATGAATGCTCTGCCCCAGCCCAAGAGACAGCAAGCATGGCTCAAATGGGTCAAAGGACATCCCGCGCTGACGGCGGCAGCCTTCTTTTTGGTCGTGATGCTCTTTAGCGCCTTGAATTTCTGGAATCAGAACAACGAAATGGTCGTTAAGGGAAATAATCTGGACCAGATCGTGATTCAGGGTAACACGGTTATTGTTCCTGAAGGTAAGTCAATTGCTGGCGATCTTACGATAGAAAATGGAACCGCACAAGTATATGGTGATGTGAACGGCAATCTGACGGTTATCGACGGACAACTGTTTCAGGCTTCAACGGCGCATATTTCAGGTCAGGTGAAAAGTATTGATCAGGCGCTGGACTGGTTCTGGTACAAAATAACCAATATGGTAAATGAAGTGGCTTATCGCTAG
- the sigW gene encoding RNA polymerase sigma factor SigW, translated as MDNLENRLVKLVLKGDQRAFAEIVELYKDKLFHLAYRMLNNRHEAEDVVQETFLRVFRNMEKYDPNQKFSTWIYRIATNLCIDRLRRKKPSYSLDAELNDQEGSDGYAMLPSDDRTPESEALLSETQTLIREAIDSLPAKYKSVMILRYLQDLSLQEISDVTGMPVTTIKTRVHRGRDFLRKKLEYKL; from the coding sequence GTGGACAATTTGGAGAACAGGCTTGTTAAACTGGTGCTCAAGGGCGACCAGAGAGCCTTCGCAGAAATCGTTGAACTATATAAGGACAAGCTATTTCATTTGGCATACCGGATGCTGAACAATCGTCATGAAGCTGAAGACGTTGTGCAGGAGACGTTTTTACGTGTGTTTCGTAACATGGAGAAGTACGATCCGAACCAGAAGTTCTCAACCTGGATCTACCGGATCGCGACCAATCTGTGTATTGACCGACTGCGTAGAAAGAAACCTTCATACTCTTTGGATGCTGAACTGAATGATCAGGAAGGATCTGATGGTTACGCGATGCTCCCGAGTGATGATCGTACACCGGAGAGTGAAGCACTCCTGTCAGAAACGCAGACACTCATTCGTGAAGCCATTGACAGTTTGCCAGCCAAGTATAAGTCCGTTATGATTCTGAGATATTTACAGGACTTGTCGCTACAGGAAATCAGTGATGTGACAGGTATGCCCGTAACAACGATTAAGACACGCGTTCATCGGGGCCGTGATTTTCTACGTAAAAAATTGGAGTATAAGTTATAA
- the ppc gene encoding phosphoenolpyruvate carboxylase, producing the protein MTETMVTASKSQSNNLLRRDVRFLGNILGEVLVHQGGTELLDIVEKIRETSKSLRAEFLPELYAEFKTMIQELDSDNRHQVIRAFAIYFQLVNIAEQNHRIRRKRDYERSAGDAVQPGSIEKAVQDLKERGLSHTEVEEILDDLSLELVMTAHPTEAMRRVILDIHKRISEDVMLLDNPTLTLREREQLREKLLNEVITLWQTDELRDRKPTVLDEVRNGMYYFHETLFHVLPDVYQELERCLNKFYPDHDWHVPTYLRFGSWIGGDRDGNPSVTSDVTWQTLLMQRKLALREYQRIMIELMGHLSFSTNIIHVSDELVQSIEQDRNYVTLKKVDIWRNEKEPYRIKLAYMIAKLNNVLDENKLGQPDRYDSAQDLIDDLMIIDRSLRHHFADYVADTTIRKMIRQVELFGFHTAALDVRQHSKEHENAMSEILAKMNIVEDYARLTEDGKIDLLARLLDDPRPLTSPYHQYTEGTKECLDVFRTIKRAQNEFGTGCITSYLISMTQGASDLLEVMVFAKEVGLFTKGHNGEVVSTLQAVPLFETIDDLHAASDIMEKLFHLPVYRASVRGRNELHEIMLGYSDSNKDGGVVTANWELRVAMNAITAVGNEHGVKLKFFHGRGGALGRGGMPLNRSILAQPPHTIGGGIKITEQGEVISSRYSLQGIAYRSLEQATSALITAALNGLEPQESESERHWDSIIKEISEVSLTKYQDLIFRDPDFFTFFKESTPLPEVGELNIGSRPSKRKGSDKFEDLRAIPWVFAWTQSRYLLPAWYAAGTGLQSYYQDKEENLVVLKEMYASFPFFRTLIDTVQMAVAKADLVIAKEYSAMTSNKEARDRIYGQIEAEFKLTKELILKITGEAEILDDVPVIQESIRLRNPYVDPLSYMQVQLLSELRDMRERGEDDTELLREVLLTINGIAAGLRNTG; encoded by the coding sequence ATGACTGAAACTATGGTAACCGCCAGCAAAAGCCAATCCAACAACCTGCTTCGGCGAGACGTGCGGTTCCTGGGCAATATACTCGGGGAAGTTCTTGTCCATCAAGGCGGCACGGAGCTTCTAGATATCGTTGAGAAGATTCGGGAAACGAGCAAATCGTTACGTGCAGAATTTTTGCCAGAACTCTATGCAGAGTTCAAAACGATGATCCAGGAATTAGACTCGGACAATCGTCATCAGGTTATTCGGGCTTTCGCTATTTATTTTCAATTAGTTAATATTGCTGAACAAAACCATCGGATCCGGCGTAAACGGGATTATGAACGTTCTGCAGGGGACGCTGTGCAGCCAGGATCGATTGAGAAAGCAGTACAGGATCTGAAGGAACGTGGATTGTCTCATACAGAGGTGGAAGAGATTCTTGACGATCTGTCGCTGGAACTCGTTATGACAGCTCACCCAACCGAAGCCATGCGCCGGGTTATTCTGGACATCCACAAACGGATATCCGAAGATGTCATGCTACTCGATAATCCTACGCTGACGTTGCGTGAACGTGAACAGTTGCGAGAGAAACTGTTGAATGAGGTTATTACCCTCTGGCAGACGGATGAACTTCGCGACCGCAAACCGACTGTACTCGATGAAGTGCGGAACGGGATGTATTACTTTCATGAAACGTTGTTCCACGTACTTCCGGATGTATATCAGGAGCTGGAACGCTGCCTGAACAAATTTTATCCTGACCATGACTGGCATGTGCCGACGTATTTGCGGTTCGGTTCCTGGATCGGTGGAGACCGGGATGGAAATCCTTCGGTAACTTCAGATGTAACATGGCAGACACTGTTGATGCAACGCAAGCTAGCTTTGCGTGAGTACCAACGGATTATGATTGAACTTATGGGCCATCTCAGCTTCAGCACGAACATCATCCATGTATCGGATGAGCTGGTGCAGTCGATTGAGCAGGACCGCAATTATGTTACATTGAAAAAAGTGGATATCTGGCGGAATGAAAAAGAGCCATACCGCATCAAATTGGCCTATATGATTGCCAAGCTGAACAATGTACTGGATGAGAACAAATTAGGTCAGCCTGACCGTTATGATAGCGCTCAGGATTTGATTGATGATCTGATGATCATTGATCGAAGTCTGCGCCATCATTTTGCCGATTACGTAGCGGATACGACTATCCGCAAAATGATTCGTCAAGTCGAGTTGTTTGGTTTCCATACCGCGGCATTGGATGTGCGTCAGCACAGTAAGGAACATGAAAATGCGATGTCAGAAATTTTGGCGAAAATGAACATTGTAGAAGATTATGCACGTCTGACAGAGGACGGTAAAATCGATCTGCTTGCTCGTTTGCTCGATGATCCGCGTCCACTTACTTCTCCTTACCACCAATACACGGAGGGAACCAAAGAGTGTCTGGATGTCTTCCGTACCATTAAGCGTGCCCAGAACGAATTCGGGACCGGCTGTATCACAAGTTACCTGATCAGTATGACGCAGGGCGCAAGTGATTTGCTGGAGGTTATGGTATTCGCGAAGGAAGTGGGCTTATTCACCAAAGGTCACAACGGTGAGGTTGTATCTACACTTCAAGCGGTACCGCTGTTTGAAACGATTGATGATCTACATGCGGCTTCGGACATTATGGAGAAGCTGTTCCATCTTCCTGTATACCGCGCAAGCGTAAGAGGACGGAACGAACTGCATGAAATCATGCTTGGTTATTCAGACAGTAACAAGGATGGCGGAGTGGTTACAGCCAACTGGGAACTGCGCGTAGCAATGAATGCGATCACGGCTGTAGGTAATGAACACGGCGTTAAGCTGAAGTTCTTCCATGGACGTGGCGGGGCTCTGGGACGTGGTGGCATGCCACTCAACCGCAGTATTCTTGCTCAACCACCACATACCATTGGTGGAGGCATCAAGATTACAGAGCAGGGAGAGGTTATTTCTTCCCGTTACTCCCTTCAGGGGATTGCGTACCGTAGTCTGGAGCAGGCAACATCTGCTTTGATTACAGCAGCACTGAATGGTCTTGAGCCGCAAGAATCAGAATCTGAGCGTCATTGGGATAGCATCATCAAAGAGATTTCGGAAGTATCTCTGACGAAATATCAGGATTTGATTTTCCGTGATCCAGACTTCTTTACATTCTTCAAGGAATCCACACCGCTTCCAGAGGTGGGTGAACTGAATATTGGTTCACGTCCGTCCAAGCGGAAGGGTAGCGACAAGTTCGAAGATCTGAGAGCAATTCCTTGGGTATTTGCATGGACGCAAAGTCGTTATCTGCTTCCGGCATGGTATGCGGCAGGAACAGGGCTGCAAAGTTACTATCAGGATAAAGAGGAAAATCTGGTTGTCCTGAAAGAAATGTATGCAAGCTTCCCATTCTTCCGCACGCTGATTGATACGGTTCAGATGGCTGTAGCCAAAGCAGACCTCGTGATTGCCAAAGAATATTCAGCAATGACTTCGAACAAGGAAGCCCGTGATCGCATCTACGGTCAGATCGAAGCCGAATTCAAGCTCACAAAAGAGCTGATTCTGAAAATTACCGGAGAAGCTGAGATTCTGGATGATGTACCGGTTATTCAAGAATCGATTCGTCTTCGTAACCCTTATGTGGATCCGTTATCCTACATGCAGGTTCAACTTCTGAGCGAGCTCAGAGATATGCGTGAACGTGGTGAGGACGATACGGAGCTACTTAGAGAAGTGTTGTTGACTATCAACGGCATTGCTGCAGGGTTGCGTAATACAGGTTGA
- a CDS encoding WGxxGxxG family protein, giving the protein MMKKGTTIIASVLLVAAIAGPATAADGHTAKGTDTTGSRVQSYQNTNYLDRTNTNMNMDGNYRNNGDYRTNSVRANATTTNRDNGMDWGWLGLLGLLGLAGMRRRVNDHNER; this is encoded by the coding sequence ATGATGAAAAAAGGTACGACAATTATTGCTTCCGTGCTTCTGGTAGCGGCGATAGCTGGTCCTGCTACTGCTGCTGATGGTCATACGGCCAAAGGAACAGATACAACCGGCTCACGTGTCCAGTCTTATCAAAACACTAACTACCTTGATCGTACAAACACCAACATGAACATGGATGGAAACTACCGCAACAATGGTGACTATCGTACCAACAGTGTTCGTGCTAATGCCACGACAACCAACCGTGATAACGGTATGGATTGGGGCTGGCTCGGTTTGCTGGGACTGCTTGGTTTAGCTGGGATGCGTAGAAGAGTTAATGATCATAACGAACGTTAA
- a CDS encoding stage II sporulation protein M, whose product MLKFSTFLRDLGSIRGALIWSVVLFAVGIGAGWVSTGPLEKLLLDQIGGLREVSERLEQGGNVQWNFFLFIFFNNAIKSVLVIYAGIFFGILPVIFLLINGMVLGFVVHTTMNYGASFYDIVVKGLLPHGIIEIPVIIIACAFGLKFGGLVIKSLVHVGSDKRNTIGTRWKAFMNRTLTASFWVVILLLVAAIIESTLTYALVRG is encoded by the coding sequence ATGTTAAAATTCAGTACATTTCTTAGAGATCTTGGTTCCATCCGTGGTGCATTGATTTGGTCCGTGGTTTTGTTTGCCGTAGGAATAGGGGCAGGATGGGTGAGTACAGGTCCATTGGAGAAACTGTTGTTAGACCAAATTGGAGGATTACGCGAGGTCAGTGAACGACTGGAGCAGGGAGGCAATGTGCAATGGAACTTCTTCCTGTTTATCTTTTTCAATAATGCCATCAAAAGTGTACTTGTCATCTATGCCGGTATATTCTTCGGAATCTTGCCTGTCATCTTCCTGCTGATCAATGGGATGGTCCTTGGATTTGTAGTGCACACCACGATGAATTATGGAGCAAGCTTCTATGACATTGTGGTTAAAGGCTTACTTCCGCATGGCATTATTGAGATTCCGGTGATTATTATTGCTTGCGCATTCGGACTGAAGTTTGGTGGACTAGTTATCAAAAGCCTTGTACACGTTGGCAGTGACAAACGAAATACGATTGGGACGCGGTGGAAAGCATTTATGAATAGGACCTTAACGGCATCTTTCTGGGTTGTCATCTTGCTTCTTGTAGCAGCGATCATTGAAAGCACACTTACGTATGCTCTGGTGAGAGGATAA
- the pdaB gene encoding polysaccharide deacetylase family sporulation protein PdaB, whose protein sequence is MNSFYVFSGKKIKRYLIVLVAAVFAIGIIYLERGNVSVFSEEAPSAVYSVPTEKKVIALTFDISWGDKRTEPILKVLQENKVQKATFFLSSPWSKTHPEIVTAIKDAGYEIGSHGHRHENYSSLTEEEIRKEISTAHSILTDLTGKEPKLLRLPNGDFDKRVLQVANSLNYQVVQWDTDSLDWKNPGVQTIVDRVVSKAHPGDIVLLHASDSSKQTHEALPVIIDKLKNQGYEFVTVSELLNHSSVEGKEVRDQASNQ, encoded by the coding sequence ATGAACTCGTTCTATGTATTTAGCGGCAAAAAGATTAAACGTTACCTGATTGTCCTGGTTGCTGCCGTCTTTGCGATCGGTATTATCTATCTGGAGAGAGGTAATGTCTCCGTATTCTCGGAGGAAGCACCATCAGCCGTGTACAGCGTTCCAACCGAGAAGAAAGTGATTGCACTAACCTTTGACATTAGCTGGGGTGATAAACGGACAGAGCCGATTTTGAAAGTTCTTCAGGAGAATAAAGTGCAGAAGGCAACCTTTTTCCTTTCCTCCCCCTGGAGCAAGACACACCCCGAAATTGTTACAGCAATCAAAGATGCAGGATATGAAATTGGTAGCCATGGACATAGACATGAGAATTACAGCAGCCTGACCGAGGAAGAAATTCGCAAAGAAATTTCGACAGCTCATAGCATTTTAACCGATTTAACGGGAAAAGAACCGAAATTATTGCGTCTGCCCAACGGGGACTTTGACAAGCGTGTGCTTCAGGTAGCCAATAGTCTGAACTATCAGGTTGTACAGTGGGATACTGATTCCCTGGATTGGAAAAACCCTGGTGTACAGACTATTGTTGATCGCGTGGTTAGTAAAGCACATCCGGGTGACATCGTGTTACTGCATGCAAGCGATTCCTCCAAACAAACGCATGAAGCACTCCCTGTCATTATCGACAAGTTGAAAAATCAGGGCTATGAATTCGTTACCGTCTCGGAATTGCTAAACCATTCCAGTGTCGAGGGGAAAGAAGTTCGAGACCAAGCTAGTAATCAGTAA
- a CDS encoding KinB-signaling pathway activation protein, protein MNLRKWFFLFWTALLIGAAGALGTGLIMMLVNGEKTNGLNDFLLYLLILFGSGVMISVYSQMGFFAYLILNYMGKGVFSKRGWQIVQIVLTVLALLDVMFLRLFVGGDRERISDIVLGIIILAAAIVTAYVKVKLTHISALVPTLFFMIAVTIVETIGVLRIDVNAATIFIVVPLLLCNAYQMLILHRLVGVSTNQSVSGKAEHLKESRA, encoded by the coding sequence TTGAATTTACGTAAATGGTTTTTCCTGTTTTGGACAGCCTTGCTTATTGGGGCCGCGGGAGCACTAGGCACAGGATTGATTATGATGCTGGTGAACGGAGAGAAAACAAATGGATTGAATGATTTTCTTCTGTATCTTCTGATACTCTTTGGATCAGGGGTTATGATCAGCGTGTATTCACAAATGGGTTTCTTTGCATATCTGATATTGAATTATATGGGTAAAGGTGTTTTTTCAAAGCGCGGTTGGCAGATTGTGCAGATTGTACTTACAGTGTTAGCCCTGCTTGACGTGATGTTTTTGCGCCTGTTTGTTGGGGGAGACCGGGAACGCATATCGGATATCGTGCTAGGTATCATTATTTTGGCAGCAGCAATTGTTACCGCTTACGTTAAAGTAAAACTGACTCATATCTCCGCGCTCGTACCTACACTCTTTTTCATGATTGCCGTCACCATAGTGGAGACGATCGGTGTATTACGTATTGATGTGAACGCTGCAACCATATTTATTGTGGTTCCTTTGCTCTTATGTAATGCATACCAAATGCTGATATTGCACAGGCTGGTGGGTGTATCTACGAACCAGAGTGTAAGTGGAAAGGCAGAACACTTGAAAGAAAGCCGCGCATAG
- the gerD gene encoding spore germination lipoprotein GerD — translation MKRPLWQLCCVVLGLSVMLAGCGSDQSSSPPQGSYKEMKTMVVDILKSDEGKKAVEEALTGQSSSSGEGGGSEEGGGGSGGGSGTIGMKMLMPVQSSEQIRIAVKDTITAPEYQKEFEKIMTDPQFAGEFAKVINAQSKQLHMQLIKDPTYQKSVGDIMKSPEVSKMFMDMTKTPDYRKQTMTVMQEVMQNPLFRMEVLTLLKKVVQEELQPKVESGGEEGKEQGGQQEGQGGSDGGDGGSSGDSGEGGGS, via the coding sequence ATGAAACGGCCTTTGTGGCAGCTATGCTGTGTCGTACTGGGGCTATCCGTCATGCTTGCCGGCTGCGGTTCAGATCAGAGTTCTTCGCCTCCTCAGGGCAGTTATAAAGAGATGAAAACGATGGTTGTCGATATTTTGAAAAGTGATGAAGGCAAGAAAGCCGTGGAGGAAGCTCTTACTGGTCAAAGCTCATCCAGCGGTGAAGGCGGCGGTTCAGAAGAAGGTGGCGGCGGATCGGGTGGTGGTTCGGGAACCATTGGTATGAAAATGTTAATGCCTGTGCAATCTTCGGAACAAATACGTATTGCAGTAAAAGATACCATTACAGCTCCCGAATACCAGAAGGAATTCGAGAAGATCATGACAGATCCACAGTTTGCCGGGGAATTTGCCAAAGTGATCAACGCGCAAAGCAAACAACTCCATATGCAGTTGATCAAAGATCCCACATATCAAAAGTCTGTTGGAGACATCATGAAGTCACCTGAGGTATCCAAGATGTTCATGGATATGACCAAAACTCCGGATTATCGTAAACAGACGATGACTGTTATGCAGGAAGTGATGCAGAACCCGTTATTCCGCATGGAAGTACTCACTTTGCTCAAGAAGGTTGTGCAGGAGGAATTACAACCCAAAGTAGAAAGTGGCGGAGAAGAGGGAAAAGAACAAGGCGGACAACAAGAAGGTCAGGGAGGTAGCGATGGCGGAGATGGTGGAAGCAGTGGAGATTCTGGTGAAGGCGGAGGTTCATAA
- a CDS encoding Mrp/NBP35 family ATP-binding protein, giving the protein MLSKEQILELLQPLQEPQLGVSLTELEWVRDIMVKENHVALTMVTLENRPEDTTALSDAARNLLSQHGMKDVHIRVRAASEHDRESLNMGQPDDEPDPDEVLVKGHAAGLDGHELLSPESGVRFIAVASGKGGVGKSTVTVNLAAALARQGKKVGLIDADIYGFSVPDMMGIEEYPVVEDGVIQPVERFGVKVMSMGFFIRENNPVIWRGPMLGRMLRQFFTDVQWGELDYMLLDLPPGTGDVALDVHQMLPQSKEIIVTTPHATAAFVAARAGAMAIQTDHELLGVVENMAYYECGSCGEKDYVFGRGGGGRLAESLHTSLLAQIPLGTPDNHPSEPDFSPSVYKADSRIGSIYDEVARSIESKF; this is encoded by the coding sequence ATGTTATCAAAAGAACAGATACTTGAACTATTACAGCCATTACAAGAACCGCAGTTGGGAGTAAGTCTGACCGAACTGGAATGGGTTCGTGATATTATGGTGAAAGAAAATCATGTGGCTCTGACCATGGTGACACTGGAGAATCGGCCTGAGGATACAACAGCCTTGAGCGATGCAGCGCGTAATCTGTTGTCCCAGCACGGAATGAAGGATGTACATATTCGCGTGCGTGCAGCTTCTGAGCATGATCGTGAGAGCCTGAATATGGGACAACCTGATGATGAGCCGGATCCGGACGAAGTGCTTGTGAAAGGTCATGCAGCGGGTCTGGATGGACACGAGCTGTTAAGTCCTGAATCGGGTGTTCGTTTTATCGCAGTGGCCAGTGGTAAAGGTGGCGTTGGAAAATCAACGGTGACCGTTAATCTGGCTGCAGCCTTGGCACGACAAGGAAAGAAAGTGGGATTAATTGATGCCGATATCTACGGCTTCAGTGTACCCGACATGATGGGGATTGAGGAATATCCGGTCGTGGAAGATGGCGTTATTCAACCGGTTGAGCGTTTCGGCGTCAAAGTCATGTCGATGGGCTTCTTTATTCGGGAGAACAACCCGGTAATTTGGCGTGGACCCATGCTCGGTCGGATGCTGCGTCAATTCTTTACGGATGTTCAGTGGGGTGAGTTGGATTATATGTTACTCGACTTGCCACCAGGTACGGGAGATGTTGCTCTGGATGTGCATCAGATGTTGCCACAGAGCAAGGAAATCATCGTTACCACGCCGCATGCAACAGCAGCTTTTGTCGCAGCACGTGCAGGTGCGATGGCCATTCAGACCGATCATGAGTTACTTGGTGTGGTTGAGAATATGGCTTACTACGAGTGTGGCAGTTGCGGAGAGAAGGATTATGTCTTTGGTCGTGGAGGTGGGGGAAGGCTTGCGGAGAGTCTGCATACGAGCTTACTTGCCCAAATTCCATTAGGCACTCCGGATAATCATCCTTCCGAGCCAGATTTCTCACCTTCTGTGTATAAAGCAGATTCCCGTATCGGATCCATCTACGATGAAGTTGCCCGATCCATTGAATCGAAATTCTAA
- the cwlD gene encoding N-acetylmuramoyl-L-alanine amidase CwlD: protein MRKNMGKHFVVWIRLKTIKRVMLSLGLLAMLVAVMSYELPSAKTSGYWSLPMAGKVIAIDAGHGGPDGGAVSKQGVIEKDINLAIALYVRDYLQQAGALVVMTREIDTDLAESDTKGYSKRKTEDLKQRVRRIEDKQADLFISIHMNSVPSNRWSGAQVFYTPNHPDNEGLANLLQQEMVRNLENTDRIAKTVNTVYLLQALKIPSALVEVGFLSHPEEARMLADEAYQRKVAASIYNGVLRYSSGERPKS from the coding sequence ATGCGTAAAAATATGGGGAAGCACTTTGTAGTCTGGATTAGGTTAAAGACAATCAAAAGGGTCATGTTAAGCCTCGGTTTGCTGGCCATGTTAGTGGCGGTAATGTCCTATGAGCTGCCTTCAGCGAAGACGTCAGGTTACTGGAGTTTGCCGATGGCAGGTAAAGTCATTGCTATTGATGCAGGACACGGAGGTCCAGATGGAGGAGCGGTGAGTAAACAGGGGGTTATTGAAAAGGATATCAACCTGGCTATCGCCTTGTATGTAAGAGATTATTTGCAACAGGCAGGGGCCTTAGTTGTGATGACACGAGAAATAGACACCGATCTGGCGGAATCAGACACCAAGGGGTACTCCAAACGTAAGACGGAAGATCTGAAACAAAGAGTAAGGAGGATAGAGGATAAGCAAGCGGATCTTTTTATCAGCATTCACATGAACAGTGTTCCTTCAAACCGATGGAGTGGAGCGCAGGTTTTCTATACACCTAACCATCCGGATAACGAAGGACTGGCCAATCTGCTTCAACAAGAGATGGTTCGTAATCTCGAGAATACTGATCGAATCGCCAAAACGGTGAATACAGTTTACCTGTTACAGGCTCTGAAAATCCCGTCAGCACTGGTAGAAGTGGGTTTTCTTTCTCATCCAGAAGAGGCACGTATGCTTGCGGACGAAGCTTATCAACGTAAAGTAGCTGCTTCGATCTATAATGGGGTTCTCAGATATTCCTCAGGAGAACGACCTAAAAGTTAG
- a CDS encoding phosphoadenylyl-sulfate reductase, whose product MNLLEKEELARTKAEELEHASPEDIIRYAIETFPNITFACSFGAEDVVLVDMLQKISPSTDIFYLDTDFHFKETYETRDKMQENYNLDFVRVSPKITPEEQAAQHGEEMWKSDPNGCCNIRKVEPLTRILSQYDAWITGIRRDQAPTRANSKKIEYDSKFGLMKFNPIAHWTTEDVWQYIRDNNVVYNPLHDQNYPSIGCEHCTRQVMPGEDPRAGRWSGNDKTECGLHK is encoded by the coding sequence ATGAACTTGTTGGAGAAAGAAGAATTGGCACGGACTAAGGCAGAGGAACTGGAACATGCGAGTCCAGAGGATATTATTCGGTATGCGATTGAGACATTTCCAAATATCACTTTTGCATGTAGTTTTGGTGCAGAAGATGTCGTACTTGTAGATATGCTGCAAAAGATCAGCCCATCCACAGATATTTTTTATCTGGATACAGATTTTCACTTTAAGGAAACATACGAAACACGTGATAAGATGCAGGAGAATTATAATCTTGATTTTGTACGTGTATCACCTAAGATTACGCCTGAAGAGCAGGCAGCTCAACATGGTGAAGAGATGTGGAAGTCTGACCCCAACGGATGTTGCAATATCCGCAAAGTCGAGCCACTGACACGTATTCTTTCACAGTACGATGCATGGATTACAGGTATCCGTAGAGATCAAGCACCAACCCGTGCAAATTCGAAAAAGATTGAATATGACTCAAAATTCGGCTTGATGAAGTTTAATCCAATTGCGCATTGGACGACGGAAGATGTATGGCAATATATTCGTGACAATAACGTTGTGTATAACCCGCTTCATGATCAGAACTACCCGAGTATTGGTTGTGAGCATTGCACACGTCAAGTTATGCCTGGCGAGGACCCACGTGCTGGACGCTGGTCTGGTAATGATAAAACGGAATGTGGCCTTCATAAATAA